A section of the Lujinxingia litoralis genome encodes:
- a CDS encoding metallophosphoesterase family protein: MLIGIFSDVHANIDALKPVVEAYKDHQPAIDKYVCLGDVVGYGAEPNACCELVRELAEVTILGNHDAAVCGRMNYAYYYDAARNALDWHANKLQETHHEWLRTLPYREDWENLCFCHGSPINKEDFEYVFNLQQASQLIEHWDELNEITFIGHSHLTKSFALHPEDGAVEIFGPTLKFEEGRKYIVTVGSVGQPRDNDNRACYGVYDTEERTFTFNRVDYDIREAARKIFESELSSDFAKRLFFGI, encoded by the coding sequence ATGCTCATCGGAATTTTTAGCGACGTTCACGCCAACATCGACGCCCTCAAGCCCGTCGTTGAAGCGTATAAGGATCACCAGCCGGCCATCGATAAGTACGTCTGCCTGGGCGACGTTGTCGGTTACGGCGCCGAGCCCAACGCCTGCTGCGAGCTCGTTCGTGAGCTGGCCGAGGTGACGATCCTGGGCAATCACGACGCCGCGGTCTGTGGTCGCATGAACTACGCCTATTATTACGACGCCGCCCGCAACGCGCTGGACTGGCACGCGAATAAGCTGCAGGAAACTCACCACGAGTGGCTGCGCACGCTCCCCTACCGCGAAGACTGGGAGAACCTGTGTTTCTGCCACGGCTCGCCCATCAACAAAGAAGATTTTGAGTACGTCTTTAATCTTCAGCAGGCCAGTCAGCTCATCGAGCACTGGGACGAACTCAACGAAATCACCTTTATCGGCCACTCGCACCTGACCAAGTCATTTGCGCTGCATCCCGAAGATGGCGCCGTTGAGATCTTCGGTCCGACCCTGAAGTTTGAAGAGGGCCGCAAGTACATCGTCACCGTCGGCAGCGTCGGGCAGCCCCGTGATAACGATAACCGGGCCTGCTACGGCGTGTACGACACCGAAGAGCGCACCTTCACCTTTAACCGGGTTGACTACGACATTCGTGAAGCGGCCCGGAAGATCTTCGAGTCGGAGCTCTCCAGCGACTTCGCCAAGCGTCTTTTCTTCGGTATTTGA
- the cysE gene encoding serine O-acetyltransferase → MSLKRPGLRAQPSPPSRERRGVLGFIKDAVDDIQAVRRGDPAARTLAEVVTTYPGLHALWMHRISHRLWGRGHHLSARMLSHYSRHLTGVEIHPGAVIGRRVFIDHGMGVVIGETSVVGDDCLIYKGVVLGGTSLQRTKRHPTIGKGVTIGSNACILGAVSIGDGARVGSGSVVVKDVETCATVVGIPGRVVSKEAKKTVGPPDLDHDRLPDPMQRIVRDLLEHIDSLSNRLHILEQLVDLSPEELAEKLQRHELQDALEQEFLMAYQEDCVKKGSEPVR, encoded by the coding sequence ATGAGTTTGAAACGACCCGGTCTCCGTGCTCAGCCCAGCCCTCCGTCTCGGGAGCGGCGCGGCGTGCTCGGTTTTATTAAAGATGCCGTCGACGATATTCAGGCGGTGCGCCGTGGCGACCCGGCCGCGCGCACCCTGGCCGAAGTGGTTACCACCTATCCCGGCCTCCACGCGTTGTGGATGCACCGCATCTCCCACCGCCTCTGGGGGCGTGGCCATCATCTAAGCGCGCGGATGTTGAGTCATTACAGCCGACACCTCACCGGCGTGGAGATTCACCCGGGCGCGGTGATTGGCCGGCGAGTCTTTATTGACCACGGCATGGGCGTGGTGATTGGCGAGACCTCGGTGGTGGGCGATGACTGCCTTATTTACAAAGGTGTGGTCCTCGGGGGCACCAGCCTCCAGCGCACCAAGCGCCACCCGACCATCGGCAAGGGCGTCACCATTGGCTCGAACGCCTGCATTCTGGGCGCCGTCTCGATTGGGGATGGCGCTCGGGTGGGATCGGGCTCGGTGGTGGTCAAAGACGTGGAGACCTGCGCCACGGTGGTGGGCATCCCCGGACGCGTGGTCTCCAAAGAGGCGAAGAAGACGGTGGGGCCCCCCGATCTCGATCACGATCGATTGCCCGACCCGATGCAGCGGATCGTGCGCGACCTGCTGGAGCACATCGACAGCCTCTCCAATCGTTTGCATATCCTGGAGCAGCTGGTGGACTTAAGTCCCGAGGAGCTTGCCGAGAAGTTGCAACGTCACGAACTTCAGGACGCCCTGGAACAAGAGTTTTTGATGGCTTACCAGGAGGACTGCGTCAAAAAGGGAAGTGAACCTGTGCGCTGA
- a CDS encoding outer membrane lipoprotein-sorting protein: MTIADSRRFVAWSAALLALTFCVPAVAQSDAGEPSAQQLIDEAMERNALGFESGRAQLTLIVYDRAGERRERRLDVRARRANEQSATRVELTDPPEVRGQSFLFVEQSEGEDDVWMYVPAFNVTRRVEGRQKRGAFLGTHFTFADLESRDLREANYRRLPDERIGETPVYVVEARPKESAGSDYNRVVAYLRKDDRVPMRIRFFGKDNQLEKTLFSERLNRSEGGQVYIEQMTLRSEQGGYTTIVINALDPGAELPESIFSRDDLGR; the protein is encoded by the coding sequence ATGACGATCGCAGATTCTCGACGCTTTGTGGCCTGGAGCGCAGCGCTCCTGGCGCTGACCTTTTGTGTGCCGGCAGTTGCCCAGTCCGACGCCGGGGAGCCCAGCGCGCAGCAGCTGATCGATGAAGCCATGGAGCGCAACGCGCTGGGGTTTGAGTCGGGGCGCGCCCAGCTCACCCTCATCGTGTACGACCGCGCCGGTGAGCGCCGCGAGCGCCGCCTGGATGTGCGCGCTCGACGCGCGAATGAGCAGAGCGCCACACGTGTGGAGTTGACCGACCCGCCCGAGGTCCGGGGCCAGTCCTTCCTCTTTGTGGAGCAATCCGAGGGCGAAGACGACGTCTGGATGTATGTGCCCGCATTCAACGTCACCCGGCGAGTGGAGGGGCGTCAGAAGCGCGGCGCCTTTCTGGGGACGCACTTTACCTTTGCCGATCTGGAGAGCCGCGATCTTCGCGAGGCCAACTACCGTCGCCTGCCCGATGAGCGTATTGGGGAGACGCCGGTTTACGTGGTCGAAGCACGGCCGAAGGAAAGCGCCGGGAGCGATTACAACCGGGTGGTTGCGTACCTGCGCAAAGACGACCGGGTGCCCATGCGCATCCGCTTCTTTGGCAAAGATAACCAGCTGGAGAAGACCCTCTTCAGCGAGCGCCTTAATCGAAGCGAGGGCGGGCAGGTGTACATTGAGCAAATGACGCTGCGCTCGGAGCAGGGGGGCTACACCACGATCGTGATCAATGCGCTGGATCCCGGGGCGGAGCTTCCCGAGTCGATCTTCAGCCGTGACGATCTGGGCCGGTGA
- a CDS encoding CpXC domain-containing protein — MEYQAGAEAPYQGHLGRTAQTSVLISSAGGPVFPASVYTGINTQTHPELRQRLLDGTLNVVECPFEEGRTYDLAISVIYHDEERRLFVLVIPETLRHEEFKRRSALLEELAREREVLPNYVRNFYTIFDPARLIELEEAADQEEVAQSAPAPGPAPAPAVDAERRAELDRVKIELTREQARLTSLQSSLESSQAELQKAKISLESERSAIEQARTEIEEARTEIARARADIEQTRVDMDQDRTQLNDVASRVERDSELVQHTRARLEEESARLEEERSLLEEARRALQVQELNLEQERLRLEQGAPATHAEEATQVVTDDQFIEILNPDAASRPPAPGAPEADAEGLSRASAPSEHRLERATLAGLPTNFDEAAGGELAFAQSSTEQLLVGYSLSDERMRMFEEAAQVRFLFQLHDVDGVPVMALTLAALNAAGDVDDAVALPLPDAREEESALLDTLAQEQQRLGFALYGEDNSPGLTWEGESPIAANIAWARERVRAWRQAFNLDDSEARSAIALGEVELVGQMRHPFVDGRFSRIDTASEALLAAGVVGYWSRTDQVAYLIGNRGFPLVRFREIQKRVARQALNWGIALGNELQQVAIDESIITDRISLTHRLLASFAELCVGVRPNDLDPIQQWENWDALIQLAQRHNVTPEPDVLELAELSLKRAQEYEDMLDGEDASEEAEAIDLDDAEVLEIIEESEADVDALVMEHRLESGESFFLVDKASAELLAELENAGRGELDTRLNAPSERLVAAQVLVARFGSDALGAVFESAETMTPAECEALARFVVARAGELAPTLTNLLPTAGAPATLIIARALVAAERTETIPVLLKALCDAHQQGNPRVLADVLAQFGDALTAPLSRALKDAPDDEHLTLALISLDRTRPGTLDRLASDGSKRLRRAAQRARELAE, encoded by the coding sequence ATGGAATATCAAGCGGGCGCCGAGGCGCCTTATCAAGGGCATCTGGGGCGCACAGCACAGACCTCGGTTCTGATCAGCAGCGCCGGCGGCCCGGTGTTTCCTGCCAGCGTTTATACAGGGATCAACACTCAGACGCATCCCGAGCTTCGCCAGCGCCTGCTCGACGGGACGCTCAACGTCGTGGAGTGCCCCTTTGAGGAGGGACGCACCTATGACCTGGCGATCTCGGTGATTTACCACGACGAAGAGCGCCGCCTCTTCGTGCTGGTGATCCCCGAAACGTTGCGACACGAGGAATTCAAGCGCCGCAGTGCCTTGCTCGAAGAGCTCGCCAGAGAGCGGGAAGTGCTGCCGAACTATGTGCGCAACTTCTATACGATCTTTGATCCGGCGCGCCTCATCGAACTGGAAGAGGCCGCCGATCAGGAGGAGGTCGCCCAGAGTGCGCCGGCGCCAGGCCCCGCTCCCGCGCCGGCAGTGGACGCGGAGCGCCGCGCTGAACTCGACCGGGTGAAAATTGAGCTGACCCGCGAGCAGGCGCGCTTGACCAGCCTGCAGTCCTCGCTGGAGTCCTCGCAGGCGGAGTTGCAAAAAGCGAAGATCAGCCTGGAGAGCGAACGGAGCGCGATCGAGCAGGCGCGCACCGAAATTGAAGAGGCGCGCACCGAAATCGCCCGGGCCCGCGCAGACATTGAGCAGACGCGTGTCGATATGGACCAGGACCGCACTCAGCTCAACGATGTGGCCTCGCGCGTGGAGCGCGACAGTGAGTTGGTTCAGCACACCCGCGCGCGCCTCGAAGAAGAGAGCGCGCGCCTGGAAGAAGAGCGCAGCCTGCTCGAAGAGGCTCGCCGCGCGCTCCAGGTCCAGGAGCTGAACCTGGAGCAGGAGCGTCTGCGCCTGGAGCAGGGCGCACCGGCCACCCACGCTGAGGAAGCCACTCAGGTGGTGACCGACGATCAGTTCATCGAGATCCTGAATCCCGATGCCGCGTCGCGTCCTCCCGCGCCGGGCGCTCCAGAAGCTGATGCCGAGGGGCTTTCCCGCGCCTCGGCCCCCTCCGAGCACCGGCTGGAGCGGGCGACGCTGGCGGGGCTTCCGACGAACTTTGATGAGGCTGCAGGCGGAGAACTCGCCTTTGCCCAATCGAGTACCGAGCAGCTGCTCGTGGGCTACTCGCTAAGCGACGAACGCATGCGCATGTTTGAAGAGGCCGCCCAGGTGCGTTTTCTCTTCCAACTTCATGACGTCGATGGCGTGCCGGTGATGGCGCTGACGCTGGCGGCGCTCAACGCCGCGGGAGATGTTGACGATGCCGTGGCGCTTCCGCTACCGGATGCCCGGGAAGAAGAGAGTGCGCTCCTTGATACCCTGGCACAGGAACAACAACGCCTGGGGTTTGCGCTCTACGGCGAGGACAACAGCCCCGGGCTGACCTGGGAGGGCGAGTCCCCCATCGCTGCCAACATTGCCTGGGCGCGCGAGAGAGTGCGCGCCTGGCGCCAGGCCTTCAATCTAGACGACTCCGAGGCGCGCTCGGCCATTGCCCTCGGCGAAGTCGAACTCGTCGGGCAGATGCGCCATCCCTTTGTCGATGGGCGTTTCTCCCGCATTGACACCGCTTCCGAGGCGTTGCTTGCCGCGGGCGTGGTCGGCTACTGGTCACGCACCGATCAGGTTGCCTACCTGATAGGAAATCGCGGCTTCCCCCTGGTGCGTTTCCGCGAGATTCAGAAGCGCGTCGCCCGTCAGGCCCTCAACTGGGGCATTGCGCTGGGCAACGAACTTCAGCAGGTGGCCATCGATGAATCCATCATCACCGATCGCATCAGTCTGACGCATCGTCTCCTGGCCAGCTTTGCCGAACTCTGTGTTGGCGTGCGCCCCAACGATCTCGACCCGATTCAGCAGTGGGAGAACTGGGACGCGCTGATTCAACTGGCTCAGCGCCACAACGTCACCCCCGAACCCGACGTGTTGGAGCTGGCCGAACTCAGCCTCAAGCGTGCTCAGGAGTATGAAGACATGCTCGACGGGGAGGACGCCAGCGAAGAAGCCGAGGCCATCGACCTCGACGACGCCGAGGTGCTGGAAATCATCGAGGAGTCCGAGGCCGACGTCGACGCGCTCGTCATGGAGCATCGCCTGGAAAGCGGAGAATCGTTTTTCCTGGTGGATAAGGCCAGTGCTGAGCTCCTGGCCGAGCTGGAAAACGCCGGCCGTGGCGAGCTGGATACACGCCTCAACGCTCCCTCCGAGCGGCTGGTCGCGGCGCAGGTGCTTGTCGCCCGCTTTGGGAGCGACGCGCTGGGAGCCGTCTTTGAGAGCGCCGAAACGATGACCCCGGCGGAGTGTGAGGCCTTGGCCCGCTTTGTGGTGGCCCGCGCCGGCGAACTGGCGCCGACCCTGACAAACCTCCTCCCCACCGCCGGCGCTCCGGCCACCCTGATCATCGCGCGCGCGCTGGTGGCTGCCGAGCGTACCGAGACCATTCCCGTGCTGCTCAAGGCGCTCTGCGACGCTCATCAGCAGGGCAACCCGCGGGTCCTGGCCGACGTGTTGGCCCAATTTGGCGATGCGCTGACGGCACCGCTCTCCCGCGCTCTCAAAGACGCTCCCGACGACGAGCACCTCACGCTGGCGCTCATCAGTCTTGACCGAACTCGCCCGGGCACCCTTGACCGCCTGGCCAGCGACGGCAGCAAACGCCTGCGTCGTGCCGCTCAACGCGCTCGCGAGTTGGCCGAATAA